From the genome of Macrobrachium nipponense isolate FS-2020 chromosome 43, ASM1510439v2, whole genome shotgun sequence, one region includes:
- the LOC135213941 gene encoding achaete-scute complex protein T5-like, translating into MAKTLDDVLGCDDGKRVTDDNNNTQSPNDQDMTRRRGTKRRFNEVEGAAGSNPDEGRGFDEKSEAEEGSEECQVRKSTSGKYQLRPRSQHPRRLSDSDWNFQDPVRSKTRHPPLSRYRRKTANARERYRMKQINSAFENLRGVLPSWACSRRPPSDMTKIATLRLAAAYIRSLQDILDGKDPGDTCSWVLSALLDDSNSSSQQSQTSHPPASSATEKCQLTHPPDSDPDTDLVSLLCAPSESGGVSQDNLDTFSYLTPMVESEAMALLLGGEHPPWSDSSTVSLV; encoded by the coding sequence ATGGCAAAAACTCTCGACGACGTGCTGGGTTGTGACGATGGGAAACGAGTGACCGATGATAACAACAATACTCAGAGTCCCAACGACCAGGATATGACACGCAGGAGAGGGACCAAGAGACGCTTCAACGAAGTGGAGGGTGCCGCAGGAAGCAACCCGGACGAAGGACGCGGATTCGACGAAAAGTCTGAAGCGGAGGAGGGCTCCGAGGAGTGCCAAGTTCGAAAATCCACCAGTGGGAAGTACCAGCTCCGGCCGCGCTCCCAACACCCGAGAAGACTTAGTGACAGCGACTGGAATTTCCAGGACCCCGTCAGGAGCAAGACGCGCCATCCGCCCCTCTCCAGATACCGCCGAAAGACAGCCAATGCCCGGGAACGCTACAGGATGAAGCAGATCAACTCTGCCTTCGAGAACCTAAGAGGCGTCCTTCCGTCCTGGGCATGCAGTCGGAGACCCCCTTCTGACATGACCAAAATCGCAACCTTAAGACTTGCTGCTGCCTACATCAGGTCTCTGCAGGACATCCTCGACGGCAAGGACCCGGGTGATACCTGCTCCTGGGTCCTGTCGGCTCTCCTAGACGACAGCAACTCTAGTTCCCAGCAAAGCCAAACCTCTCACCCACCAGCGTCTAGTGCCACCGAGAAGTGCCAACTCACTCATCCACCCGACTCGGATCCCGACACTGATCTGGTGTCCTTGTTGTGTGCGCCCTCAGAGTCTGGGGGCGTGTCCCAGGACAACCTCGATACGTTTTCGTACCTGACGCCCATGGTCGAATCGGAGGCCATGGCCTTGTTACTCGGCGGTGAACACCCTCCATGGAGCGATTCCTCAACGGTTTCATTAGTGTGA